The Musa acuminata AAA Group cultivar baxijiao chromosome BXJ1-3, Cavendish_Baxijiao_AAA, whole genome shotgun sequence genome window below encodes:
- the LOC103978275 gene encoding acetyl-coenzyme A carboxylase carboxyl transferase subunit alpha, chloroplastic-like, whose amino-acid sequence MKHSVLQTPRRAQSPASHGGRPKETPPPSKYRPKIVPKRLSCDFSAVPEDILSEFHDLLESSPEESITVVDPPETSPISLPLLLSSPKPEEHGSQESVGIAVNKAAEEQEEMLDRLRGALLEVRKSADVSGGSKRLLGSLEEMAITDVGDDPRQENGQRDSAVCAKVRVGIVCFLILLAALMNLLAISTVLIGGGGRDLSGLPHVEGNCVHKVADEIIMDFTDQINLLENKYQKAVKDLYTQLTPVQLLHIACHPNRPTFLDHVLNITDKWVELHGGCAAYDDPAIVLGIESIDGKSYMLIGHRKGRNTKEHIQRNFGMLTPHGYWKTLHMMKYADHHGFPIITFIDTPGAFSDLRSEELGQGKAIAFNLRAMFGVKIPIVTVVIGEGGSGGALAIGCANKLYMLENSVFYVASPEACAAILWKTSQEAPKELGGMDKDSLLNMQHMKFWVLGGFVEGEHVEPEIKRNMKKKEADVPQVTADIC is encoded by the exons ATGAAGCACTCCGTGCTCCAAACGCCGAGACGTGCTCAGAGCCCGGCGAGTCATGGGGGGCGACCCAAGGAAACCCCTCCTCCTTCGAAGTACCGCCCTAAG ATCGTCCCGAAGCGCTTGAGCTGCGATTTCTCCGCGGTTCCGGAGGATATCCTCTCCGAATTCCACGATCTGCTCGAGTCCTCGCCGGAGGAGAGTATCACCGTCGTAGATCCACCGGAG ACGAGTCCGATCTCGCTTCCTCTTCTGCTTTCATCACCTAAACCAGAGGAGCACGGATCACAAGAATCCGTCGGGATTGCCGTGAATAAGGCAGCGGAGGAGCAGGAGGAGATGCTGGATCGGCTGCGAGGGGCTCTACTGGAGGTGAGGAAATCGGCGGACGTGAGCGGCGGATCGAAGAGGCTTCTGGGCAGTCTGGAGGAGATGGCCATAACAGATGTGGGCGATGATCCGCGTCAGGAGAATGGACAAAGGGATTCGGCAGTCTGCGCGAAGGTACGGGTCGGGATAGTCTGTTTCCTAATTCTGCTGGCGGCGCTGATGAACCTCTTGGCTATCTCTACGGTGTTGATCGGCGGCGGAGGACGGGATCTCTCCGGCCTGCCTCACGTTGAAGGTAACTGC GTGCATAAAGTGGCTGATGAGATTATTATGGACTTCACTGATCAAATTAATCTATTGGAAAACAAATACCAGAAG GCGGTGAAAGATCTGTACACACAATTAACTCCAGTTCAACTATTGCATATTGCTTGTCATCCCAACAGACCAACATTCCTCGACCATGTTTTGAACATCACCGACAAG TGGGTTGAGCTCCATGGAGGCTGTGCAGCTTATGATGATCCTGCTATTGTTCTAGGTATAGAAAGTATAGATGGAAAAAGCTATATGTTAATTGGTCACCGGAAAGGCAGGAACACTAAGGAACATATTCAGCGTAACTTTGGAATGCTGACTCCACATGG CTACTGGAAAACCTTGCACATGATGAAGTATGCGGACCACCATGGATTTCCCATCATCACATTTATTGACACACCTGGGGCATTTTCTGATCTTAGATCTGAAGAACTTGGTCAG gGAAAAGCAATTGCCTTCAATTTAAGGGCCATGTTTGGCGTAAAGATTCCAATTGTTACCGTTGTGATTGGTGAAGGTGGATCTGGTGGAGCTCTTGCTATTGGCTGTGCAAATAAGTTATACATGTTGGAGAATTCTGTCTTTTATGTTGCCAG CCCAGAAGCATGTGCTGCAATTTTGTGGAAGACCTCTCAAGAAGCTCCAAAG GAGCTTGGTGGAATGGACAAGGATAGTTTACTTAACATGCAACATATGAAGTTCTGGGTACTTGGGGGATTTGTGGAAGGTGAACATGTGGAACCAGAGATCAAACGTAACATGAAAAAGAAGGAAGCTGATGTTCCTCAAGTTACAGCTGACATATGTTAG